The Piliocolobus tephrosceles isolate RC106 chromosome 16, ASM277652v3, whole genome shotgun sequence DNA window TCCAATTCTAAATACTGGTTTCAGCgaaataatgtttcttttcttttttttctttttttgagatggagtctggctgtctaccaggctggagtgcagtggagcaatctcggcacactgcaagctccgcctcctgggttcacgccattctccaggctcagcctcccgagtagctgggattacaggcgcctgccaccatgcccagctaattgtttgtatttttagtagagcggggGTTTTACCGTATCAGCCAGtagtgtctccatctcctgacctcgtgatccgcccgcctcggcctcccaaagtgctgggattacaagcctgagccaccgcgcccgcccaaATAATAATGTTTCTTATTTAACGTAAGTAAGATATGACTACTTCTACTCTTCAGTTAACTATACATAAGCAAAAAACTTCAGCTTTTTCTGCACTTGGAAATTCTCAAGTGACAATACATGACAACCAAAAAGGATCAGATTTAAACTCCGAAATGCAAAACTATACTCATTTTCTAGGCACCTATTTATTAACCATGGTGACTAATTCAATGGATCATAGTATCAAACTATTCTTTGCTAACTTTACTGTGTTCAAAGATCATCTTAGAAAAGTATGTGATAATACTTTCAGATAATGATGCAAAGAAACAGTATTCTACACTGACATATCTCCAGTTCTAAGAGTGAAGTgataacatattttcatttatataataatttcatgtttactatctcatttaatctttgtgaCAGTTGTATGAAAGAAAGTAAGCAGAATTTTCATCAACACAATCTAGACCAGCTCAGAATGTTAGGTAACCTATCAGCCATTAACAAGTGCTGGAGCCCAGACTTCAATCCAGATCTTCTGATTTAAAGTTTAACAGTCACCAAAATCCTAAAAAGTGGTGATTCAAGCCAAAAGCAAGAAgttggaaaagggagaaaaactgGATAATCAGTCCTTCAATTGAACATAAAGCATATAAGATCAGATTTGGCAGTTATATAATCAAGAAGCAAATTTACCGAATGTTAAACTAATGATACATCTATCATAATTCCATATCTCAAATTTTGTCACCTTGTTTCAAAGCCAAGTGTGAACAAATTTTCaaactcaaaataagaaaaatatgtaaactgACAAACTGATTAAACTAGTTATAGGTAAACTGGTAAAAGGCATCAAAACATGGttctatgtatattttcttctggaatgTGACTCACAGAAATTAAACTATATTAATCAATTGTAATCAAGTAGGATATatccctcaaaagaaaaaagcaaccttCAGTGCCTTAAGATAATGTAGGCaaagtagtaaaataaaaaatttctactTGAGAGAGTCACTTCATACCTACACAAATCAGTCACATTTGTCTCGGTACCACCATCCCTCTTCCACAGTGAAAACATAAGCTACAATGCATACAATGATGCCTAGTAAATAAGTTTCTTCCTTTCATCATCTATGCTAAGAACACACAACTAATATCAGAACTAATGACAATACAATTAGTAGGTAGCAGCAATTAGAATATTAAATTTTCTATCATGACAACACTAGAAACACTTGTACAAGCTTCTTCAAATGATCAATGCAATCTGTCCACAAAAATATCTGACAAGCCCCAAAGTAGAAATGAAAGACGTTAACATTAGGATAAGGAGCGATGCTGCCAAAATACGTCAACAGTGGCCAGTCTATGTGTATTATTAGATTTTTACATGGAGTTGCAGGTACATAAAAGATGATTGTGTAAAATCTTCTGGAGGTCATTAGTAATTTAGCAGTGTGACACAGGGTCACATATGGTTTCTGGAATTTTAGAGATTAAGTCGACCTTCACGTTTTACTGCAAACACCTCCACTGTAATAAAATATAGGGGTCGGGGTTCAGGGGTTTGGAAAGGCAGACAACTCTTTTTCATGAAAGCAGTGAAAATGAGAAGTTCCTCTCCCAGGGCTCTGCGGAGCGAAGGCCCATTCCCTTGGCTGCCCTGTACCACCAGCGCTTTAGATGGCACTTGCACGCCTGGATTTCGTTTAGAAGCGAATACATCTAGCATCATGCGCTAGAGGTTCGGGAGAGCAAAAACCAAACTGACAGATTCTGAGAAACAGCTCAGTCATCAGCAGGGAAGACCTTCTCCACTTACACCAAGGTCCTGGACATCCCGGGACTAAGATGTTCTCTAAAGAAGCCTAGCAAGGCTTCCAAGTCCGCGGAGAGGAGAACGAACAGCCGGGAGTCCTGTGCCTGGGTTCAATGTCCGGGTGACCAGCCATGAGGAGGTGTCCCAAATAACCTGGCTACCGCCAGGGTGAGACATCCAGTCAGCAGCGTCCTAAAACACTGCTGGAAGTCGGAATCACAGTGCCACAGATCTGCAATGCCTAAGTAGGAGAGTTCCGGAAACGCCAAGCTCTGAGGACAGCCTCAGGCTTCGGTTCCCAATTCCCTGAGTTAGTTTACCTACCCGCTCCGACCCCGGCTTCTCCGGATCTCAGGATCCTGGAACCTGCTCCAGACCGACTCTCACACCCGCCACTGGGCTCCGGCCAACCGGAACCCGCTCACGTCACTTCCGGTCCAGTCCCTCTGCCCCCGGAGACAGCCTCCAGAAGGGAAACGTTCCTCCCTGCTTTCCTCGAGCTCGGTTGATCCTCGCGAGATTTCAGTTCGGCTCTTAGTGCGGGCCCTGTGGCAAGAGGAAGAATGACTGCTCGCTTTGCGATTCTTGATCCGGAACTTGTTACCCAGGAACCCCGGAAGAGGTAGCTCAAGCGATAGAAACGTGTTTGCTGCCCAGAAGGGAAGGCGCGAGTGAGGAAAAGAGGTACTGTAGGTAGGTTGGTTGGCCCCTTACAGGGCAAAAGAAACCAATAtcattattcattctttctctagCAGGAACGTTTCTTTTCACCTCATTTCATTACCcacctttttcattttctcctttataaaGTGTCTTCCGCCCAGGGGCCGCTGAGCCCTCTGTTCTTGTTCTGCGAACCGTCCTTGGGAAGAAAGGAGCAGActgctggggaggggaggactCAGAATTTCTAGTTCCCAGCAAAGCCTCCATGCAGGCAGTATGGATGTTGTCTCTCTGAAATTGATAAAATGGCGAGCAGGCCTCACACCCTCAACTGGGCACTTACGAATACCCCCAGCGTTTCGAGCTGTCGAGCTCTGCTTGGAAAGAAAAGGTTTCTAAGAATATAGTCGAAAATTTGgagtcaggcgcggtggctcacgcctgtaatctcagcactttgggaggctgatgtgggcgggtcacctgaggtcaggagttcgagatcatcctggccaacatggcgaaaacccatctatactaaaaatacaaaaattagccaggcgtggtggcgcgtgcatttaatcccagctactcgggaggctgaggcgggtgaatcacttgaactcgggaggcagaggttacagtgagccgagatcgcttcattgctctccagcctgggcgacagagtgagagacttcgtctcagaaaaaagaaataataataatttctgccGCTTATCGCACAAAGAGATTGCCTAGAGAGGTATCAATCCTTACTAACACACCCCAGACACTGTACTAGACTCAGGGAATATGCTGTGCAGGGAAAGTGAGGCAGTGGCGTAAGGGTCAGAGAAGATTGGGGaaagatttgtttatttatttgtttttttaggtTGTAAACTGCAgactggcgcagtggctcacccatgtaatcccaacactttgggaggctgatcaggaggattgctggagtccaggagtttgagaacagcctgggccacgtagtgagaccctgtctcttaaaaaaaaagattatcaggTGGAGCATGGTACAGGAGGAGGTAATGGGATCAAGAGCACTACTGAAATGGGTttactgaggcaggggaattagAACGCACCAAGAGGAGGATTTTATAGGATGTACTTATTTTGTTCTGCTCTCATTGCCCAGAATTATTTATGAGACCAAGAATGGTTGTTTTACCTTAGTCTCAGGCACTGAGCTTATTGATACGCTTGtagtaaatatacagaaaaagagacagacaTGTTCTTTTAGAGGAGTTAGATGATAATCTGATCAGATTAATATGAGATTAGAACATCCTAAAGAACAAAAGTCTGtgttaattttagcatttttatgaTTAGACATGCCATTGAGATATGGGACATAAACAATAAATACACTTGTTAACTTTTGGATCTTTCACTGGCTGTTCTCTGTTTTTGATCTTAttcgtgtatttttttttttttggagacggggtcttgctttgttgcccagcctggggtgcagttgaaagggaccaggacagcagggaccagggctgcaaaacaactcccgaactaacttaggcaaacaattccaggaatctagaaagcagaacagacTGGGTGAGCAGACCGGGAAAACAAGCCCCTGATAAACctcatcagtgtttcaaaatgtaaccgccctacccctaccctacccctaccctgcaagcccctgataaacgtcatcagtgtttcaaaatgtaaccgaaataccagaaatggcggaaccgatcataatcagccaaatcaccTTGTTCAAATGTCAGCCAATCCTAAGTCGGATGTGTACAAAATTCCCTATGACTCTGTACCTGTTTACCCCAACTATAAAAATGCTGTCTGGAGCCCAGTTAAGGAACTTTCCCGCTCGTCTCATGACTAGTGAGgaagttccaggttcgaacctgtaataaagatccttgccgcttggctttgactccggacgctggtggtcttctctggggaataagcggatttcccccaagcccaccagaccctcAGGTCAACGGATCTTAATCTGTAAGTAAGCaggctttgtctttgtctctgtctcgGTCTATGTCTTCCTGAAATTTCGCGAAATCTGTGTTCTGTACTGGTCTGTACTGTAGGTGGCACAGTCTTGGCGGACGCGCTAAAAGACAGCCACTTGGGactggtgggagacgtcccccggtgcccatctgggggcCTCCACATTTGGTTGCCCCGACTGACTCAGGTCGGAAGTTAAGTCCGGCACGCGCTCGCGAATGCTCATCGTTTACCATCGTCTgtctctgtctgttattgttaagtgttaagtctaaaaagaaacataaaacctctccttctcttccaggaTCAAACCTGCCCGGTActcctctctctctgttcccCTCTGCTTAACACTCATTTTCACCTTTCCTTCTTCTTGTAGGAGCCGTCCAAAGATGGGCAGTGCCCAGAGCACGCCGTTCTCCCTCCTTGTTAATAATTTCAAAGATGTAAAGGCTCGAGGGCATGATTTAAGTGTAGAACTGAAAAAAAGGAAGCTAATCACTCTCTGCCATTCGGAGTGGCTCACCTTTGGTGTAGGGTGGCCCTCCGAAGggactttctgtctctccattATTGCTAAGGTAAAAGATAAGGTTTTCCTGCCGGGGGGGTCAGGACATCCTAACCAAATCCCTTACATCCTAGTGTGGCAGAACCTTGCGGAAAACCCACCACCACCCCGGGTGACTCCGTTTATCCCCGAGCCTTGCGAGGTCCTAGTAATGCAATCCGCAAAACAAAGGGCTCCCCCTTCTTCCTCTGCCCCTCCCTCGGCTCCTGTACTGCCAGATAGCCAGGACCCTCTATCGTTAGAACCCATGCTTCCCCCACCATATCCGCACCCCGTCCCTCAGGCCCCAGGCTCCCAAGATGCCTCCGTGGAGGAACACGGGGACCGAGAAGCGGAAGCGGCAGAAAGCGAAAGCAACCCGGGGAGGCCAGCCGGCCGTACACGAGGCCGAGTGCAATGTGACCAAGCTTCCCGATTCCCCAACTCCACTGTAGCCTTACCCCTCAGGGAAATAGGATCACCTGATGGTACCGAGCTCCTCCGTCTCATGTATTGGCCCTTCTCCAATAGTGACTTGTACAACTGGAAATCTCAAAATGCCCGGTTCtcagataatcccaaagatcTAACCTCGTTGTTAGACAGTGTCATGTTTACCCACCAGCCGACTTGGGATGACTGCCAACAGCTCCTCCGAATCCTGTTCACAACGGAGGAGCGAGAAAGAATCCAGGTTGAGGCTAGAAAGCGGGTCCCGGGAGATGATGGCCAGCCAACTGCAAATCTAGACCTCATCAACGCGGCTTTTCCTTTAACCCGACCCAGATGGgactacaacacggcagaaggtaggggacgactgctcatttatcgccagactctaatggcaggtCTCCGGGCTGCAGCCTGCAAGCCCACCAATTTAGCTAAAGTGTATACAGTGCTGCAGGGTAAGACGGAAAGTCCAGCCGCTTATCTGGAAAGACTAATGGAAGCCTTCAGACAGTTTACCCCTATGGACCCAGAGGCTCCAGAAAATCAGGCAGCCATAGTAATGTCTTTTGTGAACCAAGCAGcaccagatattaaaagaaagctCCAGAAATTAGAGGGTTTAGagggaaagcagattcaggaTCTCCTTCAGACAGCTCAGCGAGTTTACAATAATAGAGATACCCCAGAAGAAAAGCAGTTTAAAGCAACAAAAGAGATGACCAAAGTCTTGGTAGCAGCCTTCCCCCAGGCGGGGAATGcccaaaacaagaaacaaatagcACAAGGCACCAGGCAAAGATTAGAAAAGGATCAATGTGCCTATGGCAAAGAACGTGGTCACTGGATTAAGGActgtccaaagaaaaaaaaaccagtcAATCAGGCAGATCAGACCTCCATCCTCGTTACTCAGGATGCCCCATAGGGGAGACGGGGTTCGGAACCCCTCCCCAAAcccagggtaactttgcaagtggaggggtccccggTTCACTTTCTGGTCGACACTGGGGCGGAACGCTCAGTCCTAACAAAACCACTTGGGAAAATGTCCAAGGACTCATCTTGGGTGCACGGGGCCACAGGCATAAAAAAATACCCCTGGACGACTCAGAGAACTGTGGACTTAGGAACGGGAAGAGTATCCCATTCCTTCCTGGTCATCCCAGAAAGCCCTTGCCCCCTACTAGGGAGGGACTTATTAacaaaaatgggggcccaaatTCACTTTGAGCCAGAAGGGCCCAAAGTAACTGACTCCCAAAACAGGCCAATATCTATCCTGACCGTCACCTTAGAAGATGAGTACAGACTCCATCAGGAGCAAGAGTCCCCTGATCAGGAAATTGACTCTTGGCTCCGGCGCTTCCCTGAAGCGTGGGCAGAAACAGGGGGCTTAGGGCTGGCCAAGCATCGGCCTGCCATATTTGTTGAAGTTAAGCCAGGGATGGACCCGGTTCGGGTTCGGCAATACCCTATGCCCCTGGAGGCAAGAGAAGGAATTACGCCCCATATCCGTCGACTCCTAGATCAGGGAGTCCTACGGGCTTGCCACATCCTGGAATACTCCACTGTTCATAAACCCAACAGTACGGACTGCAGGCCAGTACAGGATTTAAGAGAGGTTAATAAAAGGGTCATGGACATACATCCCACTGTGCCCAATCCATACACCCTTCTGAGTGCCTTACATCCcgaaaaacagtggtataccgttcttgatctaaaagatgctttcttcagcctccctctggctcccaaaagtcaagaactctttgcatttgaatggacggATCCTGAGAGGGACATCAACGGTCAACTAACATGGACCAGGCTGCCACAAGGGttcaagaactcgccaaccctgttcgatgaagcccttcatgaagatctgggtgagtaccggcggcaacaccctgaaataactcttttgcagtatgttgatgatctcttAATAGCGGCAAGATCCCCAGAAACTTGTGTTCAAGGGACTGAGGACCTCTTGAAGACTCTGGGGGAGCTAGGCTACCGAGCTTCAGCAACAAAGGCTCAAATCTGCAAGTCGGAGATAACTTATCTGGGGTACCTATTAAAAGGGGGACAACGCTGGCTAACCAAAGCCCGAAAGGAAACAGTCCTACGCATTCCTAGACCCCAGTCGACACAGCAAGTGAGAGAATTTCTGGGGTCGGCAGtgttctgtaggttatggatacccagATTTGctgagttagccaagcccctacACCTGGCAACAAAGGAAcggcagcccttcaattggacggaagaggctgagctggccttCTAACAAATCAAAACTGCCTTGTTATCAGCCCCCGTGCtgggactccctgatgtctccaagcccttccacttatacgtggatgaAAGTAAGGGTGTTGCAAAAGCCGTGTTAACACAGTATctaggcccctggcagaggccagtcgcctatttgtcaaagaaattagaTTCAGTGGCTGCTGGCTGGCCACCCTGCCTCCGGATAATCACGGCGACTGCCCTAATGGTCCGGGACGCTGATAAACTTATCATGGGGCAAGAGTTGCGCGTTACAACCCCGCATGCCATTGAAGGCGTCCTCCGGCAGCCGCCGGACCGATGGATGAGTAACGCCTGGCTCACCTCTTTAAACTCTGCTTCACTGCTGCCAAATCCAGACTTGGACGCCCCGTCCCATGAGTGCACTGAGATACTGGCTCAGGTGCATGGGGTGCGGGAGGATCTGCAAGATTGTCCGCTCCCCGATGCAGAACTCATCTGGTTCACTGATGGCAGCAGCTTTGTCCACCAAGGCCAGCGGT harbors:
- the PTRH2 gene encoding peptidyl-tRNA hydrolase 2, mitochondrial isoform X1, translating into MSKDSSWVHGATGIKKYPWTTQRTVDLGTGRVSHSFLVIPESPCPLLGRDLLTKMGAQIHFEPEGPKVTDSQNRPISILTVTLEDEYRLHQEQESPDQEIDSWLRRFPEAWAETGGLGLAKHRPAIFVEVKPGMDPVRVRQYPMPLEAREGITPHIRRLLDQGVLRACHILEYSTVHKPNSTDCRPVQDLREVNKRVMDIHPTVPNPYTLLSALHPEKQWYTVLDLKDAFFSLPLAPKSQELFAFEWTDPERDINGQLTWTRLPQGFKNSPTLFDEALHEDLALQKIHQEIWPRLRELYEAGPPPTPHPFQPGDWVLVKRHWQETLQPRWKGPLQVLLTTPTALKVEGIASWIRYTHVKPVDPTSDLLGPIATATEAPTTWTVDKAKNNPLKLTLRRHPHSRNHV